The following are from one region of the Streptomyces tuirus genome:
- a CDS encoding SpoIIE family protein phosphatase yields MANVVSQGAQESGTRTLRAEGALKAIAVDHESPERLRRVLEQALVFAGAALAAVYAPGEDGELLCLIESAGVPRTLYGLRDSYPRAGRSPAAEAHRRGQPVSLGPAELAGHAQARRVPSGDFSLTALPVQGDGGCLLAVTERPGGFGADDLRCLELIADAVAFTAPAAPAEAGELPPGAFSLAMDTGRVRVGDDLLDLFGLDPGDFDGRVETLLSLTVPEDLPSLMSVVEADHMSIGDRELEFRVLQPTGPPKWLRLRGRLLPGGEGRPARLVGTVVDVSTLRSDVTDVARVQRLAAALATAVTVRDVGRAVVAALRRPLRADRIALAELESDRLVVTVLDPPEPEAWPELWRSEWRTEWPDAPVRAMPTLAAALREGRARIWPAGSPLERALAEVGPGGLAVLPLPAGNRMAGACLIGWDTPHDFGTDERALLTACAGLAGQALVRARAFDAEHELVGMLQRQLLPRSLPRLPGAVAVARYLPSTAGLELGGDWYDVIPLPDNHVALVIGDVQGHSAGAATLMGQMRTALRAYAVEGHPPDVVVAHANRLLMDMESDLFATCCYVDVDLEEGAAWCVRAGHLPPVLRYPEGTTDIAEAEGGPPLGVVARADFPMSPLRLPPGTVIALATDGLVETPDSDIDEGMEHLAERLAEATPTDMGLVADALLGDARRSDDVALLLLRYDGMALRPLRESWTVWRVPQAVGHARRFARRTLRSWGVTVDYDAALLVVSELVTNALVHTDGKVRMDLTLVNNRLRIAIADASPRSPVRPTSIGWEATGGRGILLVEALSATWGTLPVSGGKQVWAEMILGR; encoded by the coding sequence ATGGCCAACGTGGTCAGTCAGGGCGCCCAGGAGAGCGGAACGCGAACGCTGCGTGCCGAAGGTGCCCTCAAGGCGATCGCGGTCGATCACGAGTCACCCGAACGGCTGCGCCGCGTCCTCGAACAGGCGCTCGTGTTCGCCGGTGCGGCGCTCGCCGCCGTCTACGCGCCCGGCGAGGACGGCGAGCTGCTCTGCCTCATCGAGTCGGCCGGCGTCCCGAGGACGCTGTACGGGCTGCGTGACAGCTACCCGCGCGCCGGACGGTCCCCGGCCGCCGAGGCCCACCGCCGCGGGCAGCCGGTGTCACTGGGCCCCGCCGAACTCGCCGGGCACGCCCAGGCTCGGCGCGTACCGTCGGGGGACTTCTCCCTGACGGCCCTGCCCGTCCAGGGCGACGGCGGCTGTCTGCTGGCCGTGACCGAACGGCCCGGGGGGTTCGGCGCCGACGACCTCCGCTGCCTGGAACTCATCGCGGACGCGGTCGCCTTCACCGCCCCGGCAGCGCCCGCCGAGGCCGGTGAGCTGCCGCCGGGCGCCTTCAGCCTCGCCATGGACACCGGACGCGTCCGGGTCGGAGACGACCTGCTGGACCTGTTCGGCCTGGACCCCGGGGACTTCGACGGCCGCGTCGAGACGCTGCTCAGTCTCACCGTCCCGGAGGATCTTCCGTCGCTGATGTCCGTGGTGGAGGCCGACCACATGTCCATCGGCGACCGGGAACTGGAGTTCCGGGTGCTCCAGCCCACCGGGCCGCCGAAGTGGCTCCGGCTGCGCGGGCGCCTGCTGCCCGGCGGCGAGGGCCGCCCGGCCCGCCTCGTGGGCACGGTCGTCGACGTCTCCACCCTGCGCTCCGACGTCACCGATGTCGCCCGCGTCCAGCGCCTGGCCGCCGCACTGGCCACCGCCGTCACCGTCCGCGACGTCGGAAGGGCCGTGGTCGCCGCGCTGCGCCGGCCGCTGCGGGCCGACCGGATCGCCCTCGCCGAGCTGGAGAGCGACCGCCTCGTCGTCACCGTCCTCGACCCGCCCGAACCCGAGGCCTGGCCCGAGCTGTGGCGGTCGGAATGGCGCACCGAGTGGCCCGACGCACCCGTGCGCGCCATGCCCACCCTCGCCGCCGCACTGCGCGAGGGCCGGGCCCGGATCTGGCCCGCCGGCAGCCCCCTGGAACGCGCGCTGGCCGAGGTCGGCCCTGGCGGACTCGCCGTCCTGCCGCTGCCCGCCGGGAACCGCATGGCCGGAGCCTGTCTGATCGGCTGGGACACCCCGCACGACTTCGGCACCGACGAACGCGCCCTGCTCACGGCCTGCGCCGGCCTCGCCGGACAGGCCCTGGTGCGCGCCCGGGCCTTCGACGCCGAGCACGAACTCGTCGGCATGCTCCAGCGCCAGCTGCTGCCGCGCAGCCTGCCCCGGCTGCCCGGCGCGGTGGCCGTGGCCCGCTACCTGCCCAGCACGGCGGGGCTCGAACTCGGCGGCGACTGGTACGACGTCATCCCGCTGCCCGACAACCACGTCGCCCTCGTCATCGGCGACGTCCAGGGCCACAGCGCCGGCGCCGCCACCCTCATGGGCCAGATGCGCACCGCCCTGCGCGCCTACGCCGTCGAGGGGCACCCGCCGGACGTCGTGGTCGCACACGCCAACCGGCTCCTCATGGACATGGAGAGCGACCTCTTCGCCACCTGCTGCTACGTCGACGTCGACCTGGAGGAGGGCGCCGCCTGGTGTGTGCGCGCCGGGCATCTGCCGCCGGTGCTGCGCTACCCGGAGGGCACGACCGACATCGCGGAGGCGGAGGGCGGCCCGCCCCTCGGGGTGGTCGCCCGGGCCGACTTCCCCATGAGCCCGCTGCGGCTCCCGCCCGGCACCGTCATCGCCCTGGCCACGGACGGGCTCGTCGAGACACCCGACTCCGACATCGACGAAGGCATGGAGCACCTCGCAGAGCGGCTCGCCGAGGCCACCCCCACCGACATGGGACTGGTCGCCGACGCCCTCCTGGGCGACGCCCGGCGCAGCGACGACGTCGCCCTGCTCCTCCTGCGCTACGACGGCATGGCGCTGCGCCCGCTGAGGGAGAGCTGGACGGTCTGGCGGGTGCCGCAGGCCGTCGGGCACGCCCGTCGCTTCGCCCGGCGCACCCTGCGCTCCTGGGGCGTCACGGTGGACTACGACGCCGCGCTCCTCGTCGTCTCCGAACTCGTCACCAACGCCCTGGTCCACACCGACGGCAAGGTCCGGATGGACCTCACCCTCGTCAACAACCGCCTGCGCATCGCCATCGCCGACGCCTCACCCCGCTCACCGGTCAGACCGACCAGCATCGGCTGGGAGGCCACCGGAGGCCGGGGCATCCTCCTCGTCGAGGCCCTCTCCGCGACCTGGGGCACCCTGCCGGTCAGCGGCGGCAAGCAGGTGTGGGCGGAAATGATCCTGGGCCGCTGA
- a CDS encoding SpoIIE family protein phosphatase → MVGVSDGQSSAQAPAAARTPVGRPLLSLALASMMDEVHAHSGAVYLMAPDQPVLEMAVMAGLPRAFAAPWERVGLSSPIPVADAARERRLVWVGGEEEMARRYPRIAVVLPYPFALAAVPVATESTVYGAVFVTWPGAHPPEMSDHEREHLTAACGRLAVRLERAVEHSIPPHPETDLLASPLVGGMAGTLGTVEAARMVSRLPYGLVSLDLHGRVGFVNAAAGELLNVPVSRLLGTQLWASVPWLNDPVYEDRYRAALLSQHVTSFVALRPPGEWLSFRLYPSTTGLSVRITRSRAVSRMNRTAPPPDGTPSRLVTISQVLDLAGALTEAVGVQDVVQLVADEIAPAVGSQALVVLGSRANRLRVLGHRGYRDPHLVERFDGMPLTESTPGTQVLRTGVPAFFESQEQLERLYPARLATPDGFAAWAYLPLIAQGRPVGTCVLCYAEPHPFPTEERAVMTSMAGLIAQALERALLYDAKYRLAHGLQEALLPHSLPSLPGIEAVGRYVPATQGMDIGGDFYDLVGAQGTAAAVIGDVQGHNVTAAGLMGQVRTAVRAYTTVGQAPEEVMRSTNRLLLDLGADLFASCLYLRLDPEHGRAVMSRAGHPPPLLRRPDGKVRVLDLAGGPLLGIDASAVYPTTEVALPPGSLLVLYTDGLVESPGTDFEEALADLGRRLADAGDQPLDELADGLVHQERHTDGEERLDDIALLLIRALG, encoded by the coding sequence GTGGTCGGCGTGTCCGACGGGCAGTCGTCCGCGCAGGCGCCGGCCGCCGCCAGAACACCGGTCGGCCGGCCTCTGCTCTCCTTGGCGCTGGCGTCGATGATGGACGAGGTGCACGCCCACTCCGGCGCGGTGTACCTGATGGCGCCGGACCAGCCGGTGCTGGAGATGGCCGTGATGGCCGGTCTGCCCCGGGCGTTCGCGGCGCCCTGGGAGCGGGTGGGCCTGAGCTCCCCGATCCCGGTCGCCGACGCGGCGCGCGAGCGGCGGCTGGTGTGGGTCGGCGGCGAGGAGGAGATGGCCCGCCGCTACCCGCGGATCGCCGTCGTGCTGCCCTACCCGTTCGCCCTGGCCGCGGTACCGGTCGCCACCGAGTCCACCGTGTACGGCGCGGTCTTCGTGACCTGGCCGGGCGCGCATCCGCCGGAGATGTCCGACCACGAGCGCGAGCATCTGACCGCGGCCTGCGGCCGCCTTGCGGTCCGGCTGGAGCGGGCCGTCGAGCACAGCATCCCGCCGCACCCCGAGACCGATCTGCTCGCCTCCCCCCTGGTGGGCGGGATGGCCGGCACGCTGGGGACGGTGGAGGCGGCCCGGATGGTGAGCCGGCTGCCGTACGGCCTTGTCTCCTTGGACCTGCACGGACGCGTCGGCTTCGTCAACGCGGCGGCCGGGGAGCTGCTGAACGTCCCCGTCAGCCGGCTGCTCGGCACCCAGCTGTGGGCGTCGGTGCCCTGGCTCAACGACCCGGTGTACGAGGACCGTTACCGGGCCGCGCTGCTGAGCCAGCACGTCACCTCGTTCGTGGCGCTGCGCCCGCCCGGCGAGTGGCTGTCGTTCCGGCTGTACCCGAGCACGACGGGCCTGAGCGTCCGCATCACCAGGTCCCGGGCCGTGTCCCGGATGAACCGCACCGCGCCGCCGCCCGACGGGACGCCGTCCCGGCTCGTCACCATCTCGCAGGTGCTGGACCTGGCCGGCGCGCTGACCGAGGCCGTGGGGGTGCAGGACGTGGTGCAGCTGGTCGCGGACGAGATCGCCCCGGCCGTGGGCAGCCAGGCCCTGGTCGTGCTGGGCTCGCGGGCGAACCGGCTGCGCGTGCTCGGACATCGCGGGTACCGGGACCCGCACCTGGTGGAGCGGTTCGACGGGATGCCCCTGACCGAGTCGACACCCGGCACCCAGGTGCTGCGCACCGGCGTGCCCGCGTTCTTCGAGTCGCAGGAGCAGCTGGAGCGGCTGTACCCGGCGCGGCTCGCGACCCCCGACGGATTCGCGGCCTGGGCCTACCTGCCGCTGATCGCCCAGGGCCGCCCGGTCGGCACCTGCGTGCTCTGCTACGCCGAGCCCCACCCCTTCCCGACGGAGGAGCGGGCGGTGATGACCAGCATGGCCGGGCTGATCGCCCAGGCGCTGGAACGGGCCCTGCTCTACGACGCCAAGTACCGGCTCGCGCACGGGCTCCAGGAGGCGCTGCTGCCGCACTCCCTGCCGTCCCTGCCCGGCATCGAGGCGGTCGGCCGCTATGTGCCGGCCACTCAGGGCATGGACATCGGCGGCGACTTCTACGACCTGGTCGGCGCCCAGGGAACCGCGGCGGCGGTCATCGGGGACGTCCAGGGCCACAACGTGACGGCGGCCGGGCTGATGGGGCAGGTCCGCACCGCGGTGCGCGCGTACACGACCGTGGGGCAGGCGCCCGAGGAGGTCATGCGCAGCACCAACCGGCTGCTGCTCGACCTGGGGGCCGATCTCTTCGCCAGCTGCCTGTACCTGCGGCTCGACCCGGAGCACGGACGGGCCGTGATGTCCCGGGCCGGGCACCCCCCGCCGCTGCTGAGACGGCCGGACGGCAAGGTGCGCGTCCTCGACCTCGCGGGCGGTCCGCTGCTGGGCATCGACGCCTCGGCGGTGTATCCGACGACGGAGGTCGCCCTGCCTCCCGGTTCGCTGCTCGTCCTCTACACCGACGGGCTGGTCGAATCGCCCGGCACGGACTTCGAGGAGGCACTCGCGGACCTGGGCCGGCGGCTGGCCGACGCCGGGGACCAGCCGCTGGACGAACTGGCCGACGGCCTCGTCCACCAGGAGCGGCACACGGACGGGGAGGAACGGCTCGACGACATCGCCCTGTTGCTGATCAGGGCCCTCGGGTAG
- a CDS encoding S1 family peptidase, whose product MSHKRIPKRKAAIAAGSVVALGAAAILLPNANASQDGSSDDAAAAPKTLKAGDASDLASQLSGLLGDAFGGSYYDGDSQQLVVNVVPGDNNNVIVQAKAAGAKVREVENSWSELQDGASTLKSEATIAGTSWAIDPRTNKLLVTADSTVTGAKWDRLESTVQELGSDMATIKKSSGTFKPFVSGGDAIFAGGSRCSLGFNVTAGDGSPAFLTAGHCTLGGNEWSDSQGGQPIATVDQSTFPGNGDFALVKYDDPATEAPSEVNTGNQTVPITEAAEATVGQQVFRMGSTTGLNDGQVLGLDATVNYPEGTVTGLIQTDVCAEPGDSGGSLFTQDGLAIGLTSGGSGDCTVGGETFFQPVTTALEAVGATLGAGGAAGGGAGDEAGAGEEAGAGDEAGAGAGEEAGAGGEAGAGGEAGAGQEAGAGDQAGAGAGEQAGGDGAGAGAGAGQDAGQGVEDNSGLTESR is encoded by the coding sequence TTGAGTCACAAGCGAATTCCGAAGCGCAAGGCCGCGATAGCGGCGGGCAGCGTGGTGGCGCTCGGAGCGGCCGCGATCCTGCTCCCCAACGCCAATGCCTCGCAGGACGGATCGTCCGACGACGCGGCGGCCGCGCCGAAGACCCTGAAGGCGGGCGACGCCTCGGATCTCGCCTCGCAGCTCTCCGGGCTCCTCGGTGACGCGTTCGGCGGCTCCTACTACGACGGCGACAGCCAGCAGCTCGTCGTCAACGTCGTACCGGGCGACAACAACAACGTGATCGTGCAGGCGAAGGCGGCCGGCGCGAAGGTCCGCGAGGTGGAGAACAGCTGGTCGGAGCTTCAGGACGGGGCGTCGACGCTGAAGTCCGAGGCGACGATCGCTGGCACCTCGTGGGCGATCGACCCGCGCACCAACAAGCTCCTGGTGACCGCGGACAGCACCGTGACCGGTGCCAAGTGGGACAGACTGGAGAGCACCGTGCAGGAGCTCGGCTCCGACATGGCCACCATCAAGAAGTCCTCCGGCACCTTCAAGCCGTTCGTCTCCGGGGGTGACGCCATCTTCGCGGGCGGCTCGCGCTGCTCCCTCGGCTTCAACGTCACCGCGGGCGACGGCTCCCCGGCCTTCCTGACCGCCGGTCACTGCACCCTCGGCGGCAACGAGTGGTCCGACAGCCAGGGCGGCCAGCCGATCGCCACGGTCGACCAGTCGACCTTCCCCGGCAACGGCGACTTCGCACTCGTGAAGTACGACGACCCGGCGACCGAGGCGCCCAGCGAGGTCAACACCGGCAATCAGACCGTCCCGATCACCGAGGCCGCCGAGGCGACCGTCGGCCAGCAGGTCTTCCGGATGGGCAGCACCACCGGGCTCAACGACGGCCAGGTGCTCGGCCTCGACGCCACGGTGAACTACCCGGAGGGCACGGTCACCGGCCTCATCCAGACCGACGTCTGCGCCGAACCGGGCGACAGCGGCGGCTCGCTGTTCACCCAGGACGGTCTCGCCATCGGCCTGACCTCGGGCGGCAGCGGCGACTGCACGGTCGGCGGCGAGACGTTCTTCCAGCCGGTGACGACCGCTCTGGAGGCGGTCGGCGCGACCCTCGGCGCGGGCGGTGCCGCGGGCGGCGGTGCCGGTGACGAGGCCGGCGCGGGCGAGGAAGCCGGCGCGGGCGACGAGGCCGGAGCCGGTGCCGGTGAGGAAGCGGGCGCCGGTGGCGAGGCCGGAGCAGGTGGCGAGGCCGGAGCCGGCCAGGAAGCCGGGGCCGGTGATCAGGCCGGTGCGGGTGCCGGTGAGCAGGCCGGTGGCGACGGAGCGGGTGCCGGTGCCGGTGCCGGTCAGGACGCGGGTCAGGGCGTCGAGGACAACTCCGGTCTGACCGAGTCCCGCTGA
- a CDS encoding type A2 lantipeptide encodes MNSTPQVETVEIADAELDAVSGGLAVNAVNTVTDTVDSIAPVSGLVNTVVGTVEGATGLNTAPVTNLVAGL; translated from the coding sequence ATGAACTCCACCCCCCAGGTTGAGACCGTCGAGATCGCCGACGCCGAGCTCGACGCCGTCTCCGGTGGCCTCGCCGTGAACGCCGTGAACACCGTCACCGACACGGTCGACAGCATCGCCCCGGTCTCCGGCCTGGTGAACACGGTCGTCGGCACCGTCGAGGGCGCCACCGGCCTGAACACGGCCCCGGTCACCAACCTGGTCGCCGGTCTCTGA
- a CDS encoding HlyD family efflux transporter periplasmic adaptor subunit, protein MQFRQQALAKLQSPEELDLPVRFARPQGWLVLSVTVVAMAAASVWAVTGSVTSTVSAPAILTHGQGSYLLQSPVAGQVTAVLAKQGQQVPAGSPVLKVRTAKGDAVVRTLDAGRVSALAATVGQIIQTGANVAAVEKVARTKDPLYATVYVPAENAASIPDDAAVDLTVQSVPTQEYGVLRGHVKSVDRSAQSPQQIAAFLGDSQLGEQFTKKGRPVAVTVRLDKSSATKSGYRWSSADGPPFKLTSMTLASGSIRLADQHPVDWLLP, encoded by the coding sequence TTGCAGTTCCGCCAACAGGCCCTCGCCAAGCTCCAGTCGCCGGAGGAACTCGACCTCCCGGTGCGCTTCGCCCGCCCGCAGGGCTGGCTCGTGCTCTCGGTGACCGTGGTCGCGATGGCCGCCGCCTCGGTGTGGGCGGTGACCGGCTCGGTGACCTCCACCGTCAGCGCACCCGCCATCCTCACGCACGGGCAGGGCAGCTACCTCCTGCAGAGCCCCGTCGCGGGCCAGGTCACGGCAGTGCTGGCCAAGCAGGGCCAGCAGGTGCCCGCGGGCTCCCCCGTGCTCAAGGTCCGTACGGCCAAGGGCGACGCGGTCGTCCGCACGCTCGACGCGGGCCGCGTCTCCGCGCTCGCCGCGACCGTCGGGCAGATCATCCAGACCGGCGCGAACGTCGCCGCCGTCGAGAAGGTCGCCCGCACGAAGGACCCGCTCTACGCGACCGTGTACGTCCCCGCCGAGAACGCCGCCTCGATCCCCGACGACGCGGCCGTGGACCTGACCGTGCAGTCGGTGCCGACGCAGGAGTACGGCGTGCTGCGCGGCCATGTGAAGTCGGTGGACCGCTCGGCCCAGTCCCCGCAGCAGATCGCCGCGTTCCTCGGGGACAGCCAGCTGGGCGAGCAGTTCACGAAGAAGGGCAGGCCGGTTGCTGTGACGGTGCGGCTGGACAAGTCCTCCGCCACGAAGAGCGGCTACCGGTGGTCGTCCGCGGACGGGCCCCCGTTCAAGCTGACCTCCATGACCCTGGCCTCCGGCTCGATCCGGCTGGCCGACCAGCACCCCGTCGACTGGCTGCTGCCATGA
- a CDS encoding NHLP family bacteriocin export ABC transporter peptidase/permease/ATPase subunit, with translation MSATAQEPRSRRRAAPPKRKVPKARAKTVRTPTVLQMEAVECGAASLAMVLGHYGKHVPLEELRIACGVSRDGSRASNLLKAARSYGLTAKGMQMDLAALAEVKSPAILFWEFNHYVVYDGMGRRFGRRGVYINDPGKGRRFVPMEDFDGSFTGVVLVMEPGEDFARGGRKPGVLGAMPARLRGTAGTMPAAVLASLLLVAVGAAVPALSRTYIDEFLIGNQTSLLGVLFTSMAACVLLTVVLTWLQQANLLRGRIISSTLSSARFLRHLLRLPVTFFSQRSPADLVQRLQSNDAVSETLSRDLAAAGVDAIVVVLYAVLLYTYDPQLTFVGIGVALLNVVAMRVVVRLRATRTAKLRADTARLTNTAYTGLQLIETMKATGGEDGYFRKWAGQHATTLEEQQRLGVPSAWLGVVAPTLATLNSALILWIGGMRAVEGHISVGLLVAFQALVTRFTAPLTRLNGVAGRIQDFAADVARLKDVENFKADPLYGRPGSGESTRRLQGHVELENITFGYSPLDKPLLTGFDLTVGPGQQVALVGGSGSGKSTVSRMISGLYAPWEGVIRIDGQRIDDIPRGALAASVSFVDQDVFLFEGTIRDNVALWDPSIPDEAVEDALRDAALLDVITRRPGGIHSRVEQDGRNFSGGQRQRLEIARALVRRPSILVLDEVTSALDAETEQIVMDNLRRRGCACVVIAHRLSTVRDSDEIVVLQHGTIVERGRHEDLVARGGAYAALVRER, from the coding sequence ATGAGCGCGACCGCGCAGGAGCCCCGGAGCCGGCGCCGCGCCGCCCCGCCGAAGCGCAAGGTGCCCAAGGCCCGGGCCAAGACCGTCCGCACACCCACCGTGCTCCAGATGGAGGCCGTCGAGTGCGGCGCCGCCTCCCTGGCGATGGTGCTCGGCCACTACGGCAAGCACGTCCCGCTGGAGGAACTGCGCATCGCCTGCGGTGTCTCCCGGGACGGCTCGCGCGCCAGCAACCTCCTGAAGGCGGCCCGCTCCTACGGCCTGACGGCCAAGGGCATGCAGATGGACCTGGCCGCCCTCGCCGAGGTGAAGTCGCCGGCCATCCTGTTCTGGGAGTTCAACCACTACGTCGTCTACGACGGCATGGGCCGGCGCTTCGGCCGCCGCGGCGTCTACATCAACGACCCCGGCAAGGGCCGCCGGTTCGTCCCCATGGAGGACTTCGACGGCAGCTTCACCGGCGTCGTCCTGGTGATGGAACCCGGTGAGGACTTCGCCCGGGGCGGCCGCAAGCCCGGCGTCCTGGGCGCGATGCCCGCCCGGCTGCGCGGCACGGCGGGCACGATGCCCGCCGCCGTCCTGGCGAGTCTGCTGCTGGTGGCGGTCGGCGCCGCGGTGCCCGCGCTGAGCCGCACCTACATCGACGAGTTCCTGATCGGCAACCAGACCTCGCTGCTCGGCGTGCTGTTCACCTCGATGGCGGCGTGCGTGCTGCTCACCGTCGTCCTGACCTGGCTCCAGCAGGCCAATCTGCTGCGCGGCCGCATCATCTCCTCCACGCTCTCCAGCGCCCGCTTCCTGCGGCATCTGCTGCGGCTGCCGGTGACGTTCTTCTCCCAGCGCAGCCCGGCCGACCTGGTGCAGCGCCTGCAGTCCAACGACGCGGTGTCCGAGACCCTCTCCCGCGACCTCGCCGCGGCGGGCGTCGACGCGATCGTGGTCGTCCTGTACGCGGTGCTGCTCTACACCTACGACCCGCAGCTGACGTTCGTCGGTATCGGCGTGGCCCTGCTGAACGTCGTCGCCATGCGGGTCGTCGTCCGGCTGCGGGCCACGCGCACGGCGAAGCTGCGGGCGGACACGGCGCGGCTCACCAACACCGCCTACACCGGCCTCCAGCTCATCGAGACGATGAAGGCGACCGGCGGTGAGGACGGCTACTTCCGCAAGTGGGCCGGGCAGCACGCCACCACTCTGGAGGAGCAGCAGCGGCTCGGCGTGCCGAGTGCCTGGCTGGGGGTGGTCGCGCCGACGCTCGCCACCCTCAACAGCGCGCTGATCCTGTGGATCGGCGGCATGCGGGCGGTCGAGGGGCACATCTCCGTCGGTCTGCTGGTCGCCTTCCAGGCCCTGGTCACCCGGTTCACGGCCCCGCTGACCCGGCTGAACGGCGTCGCCGGCCGCATCCAGGACTTCGCGGCGGACGTGGCCCGGCTGAAGGACGTGGAGAACTTCAAGGCCGACCCGCTCTACGGCCGCCCCGGCTCCGGCGAGTCCACGCGCCGCCTCCAGGGCCATGTCGAGCTGGAGAACATCACGTTCGGCTACAGCCCGCTCGACAAGCCCCTGCTCACCGGCTTCGACCTGACGGTCGGTCCGGGGCAGCAGGTCGCGCTGGTGGGCGGCTCGGGCAGCGGCAAGTCGACGGTGTCCCGGATGATCTCCGGGCTGTACGCCCCGTGGGAGGGCGTGATCCGTATCGACGGACAGCGCATCGACGACATCCCGCGGGGGGCGCTGGCCGCTTCGGTCTCCTTCGTCGACCAGGACGTGTTCCTCTTCGAGGGGACGATCCGCGACAACGTGGCGCTGTGGGACCCGTCGATCCCCGACGAGGCGGTGGAGGACGCCCTGCGCGACGCGGCTCTGCTCGACGTGATCACGCGCCGCCCGGGCGGCATCCACAGCAGGGTCGAGCAGGACGGCCGCAACTTCTCCGGCGGGCAGCGCCAGCGCCTGGAGATCGCCCGGGCGCTGGTGCGCCGGCCGAGCATCCTGGTGCTCGACGAGGTGACGAGCGCGCTGGACGCGGAGACCGAGCAGATCGTGATGGACAACCTGCGCCGGCGCGGCTGCGCCTGCGTGGTGATCGCGCACCGGCTGAGCACGGTGCGCGACAGTGACGAGATCGTCGTCCTGCAGCACGGCACGATCGTGGAGCGCGGACGGCACGAGGACCTGGTGGCCCGCGGCGGCGCGTACGCGGCACTGGTCAGGGAGCGGTGA